The following are from one region of the Streptomyces rubrogriseus genome:
- a CDS encoding ADP-ribosylglycohydrolase family protein has product MSRARGAVGATGVTAYVEGPGVPEVSGPGGSGHRPGSEPDTAAASHGVPLCDRVEGLLLGLAAGDAAGWPAARHRAARMPEWTRRLTRELDTFAEQNATTTLPVPIALNQPPEPLCLGPSDDAEWAAFAAEALLRAGDDSVLGDLSRDRRMRAAIDLTWNAVASEVAAATERAPEAESAVLPLRARISVRAGLGNLAAGLRPPATGHDNPHYFDDAACVRACVLAVAHPGAPRLAADLAEFDARYTQDGDGVHGARAMAAALARALDGADVDACVAAALAELPEATEIGRNARQALALAAAAESTFALVPLLEHRIVDHVYSYGIAAAETVPVALALAVAARGRLAEAVPAAACLSRVADSAPALAGALTGALGGGASVPASWRDACRTLPGCVLPRLTGTDLVELAGLLHATQPSPPEGRGTTP; this is encoded by the coding sequence GTGAGCCGGGCTCGTGGTGCGGTCGGGGCGACGGGTGTCACGGCGTACGTCGAAGGGCCCGGTGTGCCGGAGGTGAGCGGGCCCGGTGGGAGCGGGCACCGGCCGGGGAGCGAGCCGGACACGGCCGCGGCGTCGCATGGGGTGCCGCTCTGCGACCGGGTCGAGGGGCTTCTCCTCGGGCTCGCCGCGGGGGACGCCGCCGGCTGGCCGGCCGCCCGGCACCGGGCCGCCCGCATGCCGGAGTGGACACGGCGGCTCACCCGCGAACTGGACACCTTCGCCGAACAGAACGCGACCACCACCCTCCCCGTCCCGATCGCCCTGAACCAGCCCCCGGAGCCGCTGTGCCTCGGCCCCTCGGACGACGCCGAGTGGGCGGCGTTCGCCGCGGAGGCGCTCCTGCGGGCAGGCGACGACAGCGTGCTCGGGGACCTGAGCCGGGACCGCCGGATGCGCGCCGCGATCGACCTGACCTGGAACGCCGTCGCCAGCGAGGTCGCCGCCGCCACGGAGCGCGCCCCGGAGGCCGAGTCCGCGGTGCTGCCGCTGCGCGCCCGCATCTCGGTGCGGGCCGGGCTCGGCAACCTCGCCGCCGGGCTGCGTCCGCCCGCCACCGGCCACGACAACCCGCACTACTTCGACGACGCCGCCTGCGTGCGGGCCTGCGTCCTCGCCGTCGCCCACCCCGGCGCCCCGCGCCTCGCCGCCGACCTCGCCGAGTTCGACGCCCGCTACACCCAGGACGGCGACGGTGTGCACGGCGCGCGGGCCATGGCGGCGGCGCTGGCCCGCGCCCTCGACGGCGCCGACGTGGACGCCTGCGTGGCGGCCGCGCTCGCCGAACTCCCCGAGGCGACGGAGATCGGCCGCAACGCCCGTCAGGCCCTGGCCCTCGCGGCGGCCGCCGAGAGCACCTTCGCCCTGGTCCCGCTCCTGGAGCACCGCATCGTCGACCACGTCTACAGCTACGGCATCGCCGCCGCCGAGACCGTCCCGGTCGCCCTCGCCCTGGCCGTCGCCGCCCGGGGCCGCCTCGCGGAAGCCGTCCCGGCGGCGGCCTGCCTGTCCCGGGTCGCGGACTCCGCACCCGCGCTGGCCGGCGCCCTCACCGGCGCGCTCGGCGGCGGCGCGTCGGTCCCCGCCTCCTGGCGGGACGCCTGCCGCACCCTGCCCGGCTGCGTACTGCCCCGGCTCACCGGCACCGACCTGGTCGAACTCGCCGGTCTCCTGCACGCCACGCAACCGTCCCCACCGGAAGGACGAGGCACCACCCCATGA
- a CDS encoding chitosanase: MKRAGVLLLGALPVIAAGVYFAVPDDSADPADTAAASASSSATARSTRDDAKDRAEQEREADDALVADLPPGLAAPAEKELAQQLVSSAENSTTKWRTAYGSIQDVGDGDGYTAGIIGFCTGTHDLLMLVERYTEDHPDNGLAKYLPALREVDGSDSHEGLDPGFTAAWQAEAEVPAFRAAQEEERDRVYFEPAVRLAKLDGLGTLGQFVYYDAMVFHGPDTDAEGFYGLRERAMAEARTPGQGGSEKAYLATFLDVRKQAMEAKRPGIDTSRVDTAQRRFLTAGNLKLATPLVWEMYGDTYRVP; encoded by the coding sequence ATGAAACGTGCCGGAGTGCTGCTCCTCGGGGCGCTTCCCGTGATCGCCGCGGGCGTGTACTTCGCCGTGCCGGACGACTCGGCGGACCCGGCGGACACCGCGGCCGCCTCCGCGTCGTCCTCGGCCACCGCCCGGTCGACCCGCGACGACGCCAAGGACCGGGCCGAGCAGGAGCGGGAGGCGGACGACGCGCTCGTCGCCGACCTGCCGCCGGGGCTCGCCGCACCGGCCGAGAAGGAGCTGGCCCAGCAGCTCGTGTCCAGCGCCGAGAACTCGACCACGAAGTGGCGCACCGCCTACGGCAGCATCCAGGACGTGGGCGACGGCGACGGGTACACCGCGGGCATCATCGGCTTCTGCACCGGCACCCACGACCTGCTCATGCTGGTCGAGCGCTACACCGAGGACCACCCGGACAACGGACTGGCGAAGTACCTGCCCGCCCTGCGCGAGGTGGACGGCAGCGACTCGCACGAGGGCCTGGACCCGGGCTTCACGGCGGCCTGGCAGGCGGAGGCCGAGGTCCCGGCGTTCCGCGCGGCGCAGGAGGAGGAGCGCGACCGGGTCTACTTCGAACCGGCGGTGCGCCTGGCCAAGCTGGACGGCCTGGGCACGCTGGGCCAGTTCGTCTACTACGACGCGATGGTCTTCCACGGCCCCGACACCGACGCCGAGGGCTTCTACGGGCTGCGCGAGCGGGCCATGGCCGAGGCGAGGACGCCGGGGCAGGGCGGCTCCGAGAAGGCCTACCTGGCGACCTTCCTGGACGTCCGCAAGCAGGCCATGGAGGCCAAGCGGCCGGGCATCGACACCTCCCGCGTCGACACGGCCCAGCGCCGGTTCCTGACGGCCGGGAACCTGAAGCTGGCGACGCCGCTGGTGTGGGAGATGTACGGGGACACCTACCGGGTGCCCTGA
- a CDS encoding glutamate synthase subunit beta, with amino-acid sequence MADPKGFLNHGREVARTRPVDERVKDWNEVYVPGSLLPIISKQASRCMDCGIPFCHNGCPLGNLIPEWNDYAYREDWSAASERLHATNNFPEFTGRLCPAPCESACVLGINQPPVTIKNVEVSIIDKAWETGDVAPRIPERLSGKTVAVIGSGPAGLAAAQQLTRAGHTVAVYERADRVGGLLRYGIPEFKMEKRHINRRIEQMRAEGTRFRTGVEIGRDLKATDLKKRYDAVVIAAGSTTARDLPVPGRELNGIHQAMEYLPLANKVQEGDYVAPPITAEGKHVVVIGGGDTGADCVGTAHRQGAASVTQLEIMPRPGEERDAVRQPWPTFPMLYKVTSAHEEGGERVYAVSTTHFEGDEDGNVQWLHMSEVEFVDGKLTSKPGTERKIPAQLVTLAMGFTGTDKENGLVDQFGLELDERGNIARDADFQTNVPGVFVAGDAGRGQSLIVWAIAEGRSAARGADRFLTGASDLPAPIRPTDRALAV; translated from the coding sequence ATGGCTGATCCCAAGGGCTTTCTCAACCACGGGCGCGAGGTCGCCAGGACCCGTCCCGTCGACGAGCGCGTCAAGGACTGGAACGAGGTCTACGTTCCCGGCTCCCTGCTGCCGATCATCAGCAAGCAGGCCAGCCGCTGCATGGACTGCGGCATCCCGTTCTGCCACAACGGCTGCCCGCTCGGGAACCTGATCCCCGAGTGGAACGACTACGCCTACCGCGAGGACTGGTCGGCGGCGTCCGAGCGCCTGCACGCCACCAACAACTTCCCGGAGTTCACCGGCCGCCTGTGCCCGGCCCCGTGCGAGTCGGCGTGCGTGCTCGGCATCAACCAGCCGCCGGTCACCATCAAGAACGTCGAGGTCTCCATCATCGACAAGGCGTGGGAGACCGGGGACGTCGCCCCGCGCATCCCCGAGCGCCTGTCCGGCAAGACCGTCGCCGTCATCGGCTCTGGCCCGGCGGGCCTGGCCGCCGCCCAGCAGCTCACCCGGGCCGGTCACACCGTCGCCGTCTACGAGCGCGCGGACCGCGTCGGAGGCCTCCTCCGGTACGGCATCCCCGAGTTCAAGATGGAGAAGCGGCACATCAACCGCCGCATAGAGCAGATGCGCGCCGAGGGCACCCGCTTCCGCACCGGCGTCGAGATCGGCCGCGACCTCAAGGCGACCGACCTGAAGAAGCGCTACGACGCCGTCGTCATCGCCGCCGGCTCCACCACCGCCCGCGACCTGCCGGTCCCCGGCCGCGAGCTGAACGGCATCCACCAGGCGATGGAGTACCTGCCGCTGGCCAACAAGGTCCAGGAGGGCGACTACGTGGCGCCCCCCATCACGGCCGAGGGCAAGCACGTCGTCGTCATCGGCGGCGGCGACACCGGCGCCGACTGCGTGGGCACCGCCCACCGCCAGGGCGCGGCCTCCGTCACCCAGCTGGAGATCATGCCCCGGCCGGGCGAGGAGCGGGACGCGGTGCGCCAGCCGTGGCCGACCTTCCCGATGCTCTACAAGGTCACCAGCGCCCACGAGGAGGGCGGCGAGCGGGTCTACGCCGTCTCCACCACCCACTTCGAGGGCGACGAGGACGGCAACGTCCAGTGGCTGCACATGAGCGAGGTCGAGTTCGTCGACGGGAAGCTCACGTCGAAGCCGGGCACCGAGCGGAAGATCCCGGCCCAGCTGGTCACCCTCGCCATGGGCTTCACCGGCACCGACAAGGAGAACGGTCTGGTCGACCAGTTCGGCCTGGAGCTCGACGAACGGGGTAACATCGCCCGGGACGCCGACTTCCAGACCAACGTGCCGGGTGTGTTCGTCGCCGGTGACGCCGGCCGCGGCCAGTCGCTCATCGTCTGGGCGATCGCCGAGGGCCGCTCGGCCGCGCGCGGCGCCGACCGCTTCCTGACCGGGGCCAGCGACCTGCCGGCCCCGATCCGCCCGACGGACCGCGCCCTCGCGGTCTGA
- a CDS encoding ADP-ribosylglycohydrolase family protein, which yields MASTACIPPAPAPQDAVGLRDRARGALLGLAVGDALGAPAENMKPSEIRARWGRITGYVADRPAGTDDTEYAIFSGLLLARHGGALTQAHVEAAWHEWIADREEGPFRGAGFSERGTLENLRRGLAAPISAQHRHAWSDGLAMRAAPHGVFAAGRPAEAARLAAIDGSVSHEGEGIYGGQAVAAGVAAAMAGASTVAVVASALAVVPDDSWTARCLRRALTAAHRGERAVRSAVVIGGYPWTDLAPEAVALAFGAYAAADGDFADSVLTAVNMGRDADTTAAVAGALAGATRGVHAIPADWAGAIGPARGSCLPTMAGHHVLEVADLLTRSSRPAPPASERVRGTTKRSPRNPDRSPPDPERTPPTTETAPPDTEPAPRTPTRVASDQDRVPPGTHPLPRAAGPASSTEAETAAAAAAAAAADADAERAPRNTGRVPRGAPWVPGPPGGHRQRWPSRRYG from the coding sequence ATGGCATCCACCGCCTGCATTCCCCCGGCCCCCGCGCCGCAGGACGCCGTCGGGCTCCGCGACCGGGCCCGGGGCGCGCTGCTCGGCCTGGCCGTCGGGGACGCCCTCGGAGCGCCGGCCGAGAACATGAAGCCCTCCGAGATCCGCGCCCGCTGGGGCCGCATCACGGGCTACGTGGCCGACCGGCCCGCCGGTACCGACGACACCGAGTACGCGATCTTCTCGGGCCTGCTGCTGGCCCGCCACGGCGGCGCGCTCACCCAGGCCCATGTGGAGGCGGCGTGGCACGAGTGGATCGCGGACCGGGAGGAGGGCCCGTTCCGGGGCGCGGGCTTCAGCGAACGCGGCACCCTGGAGAACCTGCGCCGGGGCCTGGCCGCCCCCATCTCCGCCCAGCACCGGCACGCCTGGAGCGACGGACTGGCCATGCGGGCCGCGCCGCACGGCGTGTTCGCGGCCGGACGGCCCGCCGAGGCGGCCCGGCTGGCGGCGATCGACGGCTCGGTCAGCCACGAGGGCGAGGGCATCTACGGCGGCCAGGCGGTGGCGGCGGGCGTCGCGGCGGCGATGGCCGGGGCGTCGACCGTCGCGGTGGTGGCCTCCGCACTGGCCGTCGTCCCGGACGACTCCTGGACGGCGCGCTGTCTGCGCCGCGCGCTGACGGCGGCCCACCGCGGCGAGCGCGCGGTGCGCTCCGCGGTGGTCATCGGCGGCTACCCGTGGACCGACCTGGCCCCCGAGGCGGTCGCCCTCGCCTTCGGCGCGTACGCGGCGGCCGACGGCGACTTCGCGGACTCCGTGCTGACGGCCGTCAACATGGGCCGCGACGCCGACACCACCGCCGCGGTGGCAGGCGCCCTGGCCGGCGCGACCCGCGGCGTCCACGCCATCCCGGCCGACTGGGCCGGCGCCATCGGCCCGGCCCGCGGCTCCTGCCTGCCGACGATGGCCGGTCACCACGTCCTGGAGGTGGCGGACCTGCTGACCCGGTCGTCCCGCCCGGCGCCGCCGGCCTCGGAGCGGGTACGGGGCACCACGAAGCGGTCCCCCCGAAACCCGGACCGGTCACCGCCCGACCCGGAGCGAACGCCGCCGACCACCGAAACCGCACCACCGGACACGGAACCAGCACCCCGCACCCCGACGCGAGTGGCGTCCGACCAGGACCGCGTGCCGCCCGGCACGCACCCCCTGCCACGAGCCGCCGGGCCGGCGTCGTCCACGGAAGCGGAAACGGCAGCGGCAGCGGCAGCGGCAGCGGCAGCGGACGCGGACGCAGAACGAGCACCCCGGAACACGGGACGCGTGCCGCGCGGCGCGCCGTGGGTGCCGGGGCCGCCGGGCGGGCACCGGCAGAGGTGGCCGAGCCGCCGGTACGGGTGA
- a CDS encoding VIT1/CCC1 transporter family protein: MAIIETEAPLHEAHRDNHTHRDVNGGWLRPAVFGAMDGLVSNLALMTGVAGGTASQQTVVISGLAGLAAGAFSMAAGEYTSVASQRELVEAELDVERRELRKHPADEEAELAALYEARGVEPELAREVARQLSSDPEQALEIHAREELGIDPSDLPSPTVAAVSSFGSFALGALLPVLPFLLGASALWPAVLLALAGLFLCGAVVAKVTARSWWYSGLRQLALGGAAAGVTYLLGSLFGTAVG, translated from the coding sequence ATGGCCATCATCGAGACCGAGGCGCCGCTGCACGAGGCGCACCGCGACAACCACACCCACCGCGACGTGAACGGCGGCTGGCTGCGCCCCGCCGTGTTCGGCGCGATGGACGGGCTGGTCTCCAACCTCGCCCTCATGACCGGCGTCGCCGGCGGTACGGCGAGCCAGCAGACCGTGGTGATCAGCGGGCTCGCCGGACTGGCCGCCGGCGCCTTCTCCATGGCCGCCGGCGAGTACACCTCCGTCGCCTCCCAGCGCGAGCTGGTCGAGGCCGAGCTGGACGTGGAGCGCCGCGAGCTGCGCAAGCACCCGGCGGACGAGGAGGCCGAGCTGGCCGCGCTCTACGAGGCGCGCGGCGTCGAGCCGGAGCTGGCCCGCGAGGTGGCCCGTCAGCTGTCCAGCGATCCCGAGCAGGCGCTGGAGATACACGCCCGCGAGGAGCTGGGCATCGACCCCTCCGACCTGCCCTCGCCGACCGTCGCCGCCGTGTCCTCGTTCGGCTCCTTCGCGCTGGGCGCCCTGCTCCCCGTCCTGCCGTTCCTGCTCGGCGCCAGTGCGCTGTGGCCCGCGGTGCTGCTCGCGCTGGCCGGGCTGTTCCTGTGCGGCGCGGTGGTCGCCAAGGTCACGGCCCGCAGCTGGTGGTACAGCGGCCTGCGGCAGCTCGCCCTCGGTGGCGCGGCGGCCGGTGTGACGTATCTCCTGGGCAGCCTGTTCGGAACGGCCGTAGGATAG
- the gltB gene encoding glutamate synthase large subunit encodes MDARPAAQGMYDPRNEHDACGVGFVATLTGEASHTLVDQALTVLRNLEHRGATGSEPDSGDGAGILSQVPDAFFREVAGFELPEAGAYAVGIAFLPVDGTEDAVSRIETIAHEEGLTVLGWREVPVAPQMLGATARSTMPVFRQIFVSDGASRGIALDRHAFALRKRAEREAGVYFPSLSARTIVYKGMLTTGQLEPFFPDLSDRRFASAIALVHSRFSTNTFPSWPLAHPYRFVAHNGEINTVKGNRNWMRARESQLASNLFGSSADLERIFPICTPDASDSASFDEVLELLHLGGRSLPHSVLMMIPEAWENHASMDADRRAFYQFHSTMMEPWDGPACVTFTDGTQVGAVLDRNGLRPGRYWVTDDGLVVLGSEVGVLDIDPAKVVRKGRLQPGRMFLVDTAEHRIIEDDEIKAQLAGEQPYGEWVEAGEIELSDLPEREHIVHTHASVTRRQQTFGYTEEELRVILAPMAKAGAEPIGSMGTDSPIAALSERPRLLFDYFTQLFAQVTNPPLDAIREELVTSLRSSLGPQGNLLDPTAASCRSVLLPFPVIDNDELAKLIHINADGDMPGFKAATLSGLYRVHGGGDALAARIEEICAEADAAIENGARLIVLSDRHSDAEHAPIPSLLLTAAVHHHLIRTKQRTEVGLLVEAGDVREVHHVALLIGFGAAAVNPYLAMESVEDLVRAGTFLQTDDGEPEQAIRNLIYALGKGVLKVMSKMGISTVASYRGAQVFEAVGLDEEFVAKYFNGTATKIGGVGIDVVAKEVAARHAKAYPASGIAPAHRALDIGGEYQWRREGEPHLFDPETVFRLQHSTRSGTYDIFKKYTERVNEQSERLMTLRGLFGFKSDRQPIPLDEVEPVSEIVKRFSTGAMSYGSISQEAHETLAIAMNQLGGKSNTGEGGEDPERLYDPARRSSIKQVASGRFGVTSEYLVNADDIQIKMAQGAKPGEGGQLPGHKVYPWVAKTRHSTPGVGLISPPPHHDIYSIEDLAQLIHDLKNANPQARIHVKLVSEVGVGTVAAGVSKAHADVVLISGHDGGTGASPLTSLKHAGGPWELGLAETQQTLLLNGLRDRIVVQTDGQLKTGRDVVIAALLGAEEFGFATAPLVVSGCVMMRVCHLDTCPVGIATQNPVLRERFSGKAEYIVNFFRFIAEEVREILAELGYRSIEEAVGHAETLDVTRAVDHWKAQGLDLEPLFHVPALAEGAVRHQAVVQDHGLEKALDNQLIKLASDALAAADATQAAPVRAQVAIRNINRTVGTMLGHEVTKKFGGGGLPDDTVDITFTGSAGQSFGAFVPRGITLRLEGDANDYVGKGLSGGRIVVRPDRGADHLAEYSTIAGNTIGYGATGGEMFLRGKVGERFCVRNSGALVVSEGVGDHGCEYMTGGHAVVLGETGRNFAAGMSGGIAYVVDLDRDNVNVGNVDAVQALDDADKDWLHDVVRRHAEETGSTVAGKLLADWPAAVERFSKIIPSTYQAVLAAKDAAERAGLSETETTEKMMEAATNG; translated from the coding sequence ATGGATGCTCGCCCTGCCGCGCAGGGTATGTACGACCCCCGCAACGAACACGACGCGTGCGGCGTCGGTTTCGTCGCCACCCTCACCGGCGAGGCGTCCCACACCCTGGTCGACCAGGCGCTCACCGTGCTGCGCAACCTGGAACACCGCGGCGCCACCGGCTCCGAGCCCGACTCGGGCGACGGCGCCGGCATCCTCTCCCAGGTGCCCGACGCGTTCTTCCGCGAGGTGGCCGGATTCGAGCTGCCGGAGGCCGGGGCGTACGCCGTCGGCATCGCCTTCCTGCCGGTCGACGGCACCGAGGACGCCGTCTCGCGCATCGAGACGATCGCGCACGAGGAGGGCCTCACCGTCCTCGGCTGGCGCGAGGTCCCGGTCGCCCCGCAGATGCTGGGCGCGACCGCCCGCTCCACGATGCCGGTCTTCCGTCAGATCTTCGTGAGCGACGGCGCCTCGCGGGGCATCGCCCTGGACCGGCACGCCTTCGCGCTGCGCAAGCGCGCCGAGCGCGAGGCCGGTGTCTACTTCCCGTCGCTGTCCGCGCGGACCATCGTCTACAAGGGCATGCTGACCACCGGCCAGCTGGAGCCGTTCTTCCCGGACCTGTCCGACCGCCGGTTCGCCTCCGCGATCGCGCTCGTGCACTCCCGGTTCTCCACCAACACCTTCCCGTCGTGGCCGCTCGCCCACCCGTACCGCTTCGTCGCGCACAACGGCGAGATCAACACGGTCAAGGGCAACCGCAACTGGATGCGCGCCCGCGAGTCCCAGCTGGCCTCGAACCTGTTCGGCTCGTCCGCGGACCTGGAGCGGATCTTCCCGATCTGTACGCCGGACGCCTCGGACTCCGCCTCCTTCGACGAGGTCCTGGAGCTGCTCCACCTCGGTGGGCGCTCGCTGCCGCACTCGGTGCTGATGATGATCCCCGAGGCGTGGGAGAACCACGCCTCCATGGACGCGGACCGGCGCGCCTTCTACCAGTTCCACTCCACGATGATGGAGCCCTGGGACGGCCCCGCCTGCGTCACCTTCACCGACGGCACCCAGGTCGGCGCGGTCCTCGACCGCAACGGTCTGCGCCCCGGCCGCTACTGGGTCACCGACGACGGCCTCGTCGTCCTCGGCTCCGAGGTCGGCGTCCTCGACATCGACCCCGCCAAGGTCGTCCGCAAGGGCCGCCTCCAGCCCGGCCGCATGTTCCTCGTGGACACCGCCGAGCACCGCATCATCGAGGACGACGAGATCAAGGCCCAGCTCGCCGGCGAGCAGCCGTACGGCGAGTGGGTGGAAGCCGGCGAGATCGAGCTGTCCGACCTGCCCGAGCGCGAGCACATCGTGCACACCCACGCCTCGGTCACCCGCCGCCAGCAGACCTTCGGGTACACCGAGGAGGAGCTGCGCGTCATCCTCGCGCCGATGGCCAAGGCGGGCGCCGAGCCGATCGGCTCCATGGGCACCGACTCGCCGATCGCCGCGCTCTCCGAGCGGCCCCGGCTGCTCTTCGACTACTTCACCCAGCTCTTCGCCCAGGTCACCAACCCGCCGCTGGACGCCATCCGCGAGGAACTGGTCACCTCGCTGCGCTCCTCGCTCGGCCCGCAGGGCAACCTGCTGGACCCGACGGCCGCCTCGTGCCGCAGCGTCCTGCTGCCGTTCCCGGTGATCGACAACGACGAGCTGGCCAAGCTCATCCACATCAACGCCGACGGCGACATGCCCGGCTTCAAGGCCGCGACGCTCTCCGGTCTCTACCGGGTGCACGGCGGCGGCGACGCGCTGGCCGCGCGCATCGAGGAGATCTGCGCCGAGGCCGACGCCGCCATCGAGAACGGCGCCCGGCTGATCGTCCTGTCCGACCGCCACTCGGACGCCGAGCACGCGCCGATCCCCTCGCTGCTGCTCACCGCCGCGGTCCACCACCACCTCATCCGCACCAAGCAGCGCACCGAGGTGGGCCTGCTGGTCGAGGCCGGTGACGTCCGCGAGGTCCACCACGTCGCCCTGCTCATCGGCTTCGGCGCCGCCGCGGTCAACCCGTACCTCGCGATGGAGTCCGTCGAGGACCTGGTCCGGGCCGGCACCTTCCTGCAGACCGACGACGGCGAGCCCGAGCAGGCCATCCGCAACCTGATCTACGCGCTCGGCAAGGGCGTCCTCAAGGTCATGTCCAAGATGGGCATCTCCACCGTCGCCTCCTACCGCGGCGCCCAGGTCTTCGAGGCCGTCGGCCTCGACGAGGAGTTCGTCGCCAAGTACTTCAACGGCACCGCCACCAAGATCGGCGGCGTCGGCATCGACGTCGTCGCCAAGGAGGTCGCCGCCCGCCACGCCAAGGCCTACCCGGCCAGCGGCATCGCGCCGGCCCACCGCGCCCTGGACATCGGCGGCGAGTACCAGTGGCGCCGCGAGGGCGAGCCGCACCTGTTCGACCCCGAGACGGTCTTCCGCCTCCAGCACTCCACGCGCTCCGGCACGTACGACATCTTCAAGAAGTACACCGAGCGGGTGAACGAGCAGTCCGAGCGGCTGATGACGCTGCGCGGCCTGTTCGGCTTCAAGTCGGACCGGCAGCCGATCCCCCTCGACGAGGTCGAGCCCGTCTCCGAGATCGTCAAGCGCTTCTCCACCGGCGCCATGTCGTACGGCTCCATCTCCCAGGAGGCGCACGAGACCCTCGCCATCGCCATGAACCAGCTGGGCGGCAAGTCCAACACCGGTGAGGGCGGCGAGGACCCGGAGCGCCTGTACGACCCGGCGCGCCGGTCCAGCATCAAGCAGGTCGCCTCCGGCCGCTTCGGCGTCACCAGCGAGTACCTGGTCAACGCGGACGACATCCAGATCAAGATGGCCCAGGGCGCCAAGCCCGGCGAGGGCGGCCAGCTGCCCGGCCACAAGGTGTACCCCTGGGTCGCCAAGACCCGGCACAGCACCCCCGGTGTCGGCCTGATCTCCCCGCCGCCGCACCACGACATCTACTCCATCGAGGACCTGGCCCAGCTGATCCACGACCTGAAGAACGCGAACCCGCAGGCTCGGATCCACGTCAAGCTGGTCTCCGAGGTCGGCGTCGGCACGGTCGCGGCGGGCGTGTCCAAGGCGCACGCGGACGTGGTGCTGATCTCCGGCCACGACGGCGGCACCGGTGCCTCCCCGCTCACGTCGCTCAAGCACGCGGGCGGCCCCTGGGAGCTGGGCCTCGCCGAGACCCAGCAGACCCTGCTGCTCAACGGCCTGCGCGACCGCATCGTCGTCCAGACCGACGGCCAGCTCAAGACCGGCCGCGACGTCGTCATCGCCGCGCTGCTGGGCGCCGAGGAGTTCGGTTTCGCCACCGCGCCGCTCGTCGTCTCCGGCTGCGTCATGATGCGCGTCTGCCACCTGGACACCTGCCCGGTCGGCATCGCCACCCAGAACCCGGTCCTCAGGGAGCGCTTCTCCGGCAAGGCCGAGTACATCGTGAACTTCTTCCGGTTCATCGCCGAGGAGGTCCGCGAGATCCTCGCCGAGCTGGGCTACCGCTCCATCGAGGAGGCCGTCGGCCACGCCGAGACCCTCGACGTGACCCGCGCGGTCGACCACTGGAAGGCGCAGGGCCTCGACCTCGAGCCGCTGTTCCACGTGCCCGCGCTGGCCGAGGGCGCGGTGCGCCACCAGGCCGTCGTCCAGGACCACGGCCTGGAGAAGGCGCTGGACAACCAGCTGATCAAGCTGGCCTCCGACGCGCTGGCCGCCGCGGACGCCACCCAGGCCGCCCCCGTGCGCGCCCAGGTCGCGATCCGCAACATCAACCGCACGGTCGGCACCATGCTCGGCCACGAGGTCACCAAGAAGTTCGGCGGCGGCGGACTGCCCGACGACACCGTCGACATCACCTTCACCGGCTCCGCCGGCCAGTCCTTCGGCGCCTTCGTGCCGCGCGGCATCACGCTGCGCCTGGAGGGCGACGCCAACGACTACGTCGGCAAGGGCCTGTCCGGCGGCCGGATCGTCGTCCGCCCCGACCGGGGCGCCGACCACCTCGCCGAGTACTCCACCATCGCCGGCAACACCATCGGCTACGGCGCCACCGGCGGCGAGATGTTCCTGCGCGGCAAGGTCGGCGAGCGCTTCTGCGTCCGCAACTCCGGCGCGCTGGTCGTCTCCGAGGGCGTCGGCGACCACGGCTGCGAGTACATGACCGGCGGCCACGCGGTGGTCCTCGGCGAGACCGGGCGCAACTTCGCGGCCGGCATGTCCGGCGGCATCGCCTACGTCGTCGACCTCGACCGCGACAACGTGAACGTCGGAAACGTCGACGCGGTCCAGGCCCTGGACGACGCCGACAAGGACTGGCTGCACGACGTGGTGCGCCGCCACGCCGAGGAGACCGGGTCCACGGTCGCGGGCAAGCTGCTCGCCGACTGGCCCGCCGCCGTGGAGCGCTTCAGCAAGATCATCCCCAGCACGTACCAGGCAGTGCTCGCCGCCAAGGACGCCGCCGAGCGAGCCGGTCTCTCCGAGACCGAGACCACCGAGAAGATGATGGAGGCGGCGACCAATGGCTGA